A stretch of the Marinobacter sp. JH2 genome encodes the following:
- a CDS encoding glutamine--tRNA ligase/YqeY domain fusion protein produces the protein MSAESKKAHNFIQSLIEDAVAKGEHTGKVVTRFPPEPNGYLHVGHAKSICLNFGIAETFEGECNLRFDDTNPEKESLEYINAIKRDVEWLGFKWADELRYASDYFDQLYAFAEELIEKGKAYVCALTADEMAEYRGSLKEPGRNSPYRDRPAEESLQLFRDMRDGKFQNGELVLRAKIDMASPNINLRDPILYRIRYADHHQTGDKWCIYPMYDFTHPISDALEGVTHSLCTLEFEDHRPLYDWVLDNITIPCHPRQIEFARLNLNYTVTSKRKLKRLVDDNVVDGWDDPRMPTISGMRRRGFTPESIRTFCDMIGVNKAGGTVDVGMLEHAIREDLNARAPRAMCVMRPIKVTLTNYPEGQTETLTLPVHPQNPDMGEREVTWSQVLYIDREDFALEPPRKWKRLAPDQAVRLRGGYVMTCKEVICDDSGDIVELKCEFDPKTLGVNPEGYKPNGVIHWVSAADSVEVCINQYDRLFNHEAPDSDKDGDMMDHINSDSLVVLEGARVEKSLASPGTDLPYQFEREGYFLYDQKLAANAGKPVFNRTVTLRDSWGKGGK, from the coding sequence ATGAGCGCCGAGTCGAAGAAAGCCCATAACTTTATTCAGAGCCTGATCGAAGATGCCGTCGCCAAGGGCGAGCACACGGGCAAAGTCGTTACCCGGTTTCCGCCTGAGCCTAATGGCTATCTGCATGTTGGTCATGCTAAATCAATTTGCCTGAACTTCGGTATTGCTGAGACGTTTGAAGGCGAGTGCAACCTCCGCTTTGATGACACCAACCCGGAGAAGGAAAGCCTGGAATACATCAACGCCATCAAGCGTGATGTGGAATGGCTTGGTTTCAAGTGGGCGGATGAACTGCGTTACGCCTCGGATTATTTTGATCAGCTTTACGCCTTTGCTGAAGAGTTGATCGAAAAGGGCAAAGCTTATGTCTGTGCGCTGACAGCCGATGAAATGGCCGAGTACCGTGGTTCTCTCAAAGAACCGGGCAGGAACAGTCCTTACCGTGATCGTCCGGCTGAAGAGAGTCTGCAGCTTTTCCGCGACATGCGGGACGGGAAGTTCCAGAACGGTGAGTTGGTATTGCGAGCCAAGATCGATATGGCATCTCCGAACATCAATCTGCGTGATCCGATTCTGTACCGCATTCGTTACGCGGACCATCATCAAACCGGCGACAAATGGTGCATCTATCCGATGTACGATTTTACGCATCCCATTTCGGACGCGCTGGAAGGTGTTACCCATTCTCTGTGCACCCTTGAATTTGAGGACCACCGTCCGCTCTACGACTGGGTGTTGGACAATATCACCATTCCTTGTCATCCGCGGCAGATCGAGTTTGCGCGTCTGAACTTGAACTACACCGTCACCAGTAAGCGGAAGCTTAAGCGGTTGGTTGACGATAACGTGGTTGATGGCTGGGACGACCCTCGTATGCCGACCATTTCCGGTATGCGCCGCCGTGGTTTTACGCCCGAATCTATTCGCACCTTCTGTGACATGATCGGTGTGAATAAAGCCGGCGGTACTGTGGATGTGGGCATGCTTGAGCATGCGATCCGGGAAGATCTGAACGCCCGTGCGCCACGAGCGATGTGTGTGATGCGTCCGATTAAGGTCACTTTGACCAACTATCCCGAAGGGCAGACTGAAACGCTGACCCTGCCGGTTCATCCGCAGAACCCTGATATGGGCGAACGTGAAGTCACCTGGAGTCAGGTGTTGTATATCGACCGTGAAGACTTCGCGCTTGAGCCCCCGCGTAAGTGGAAGCGTTTGGCCCCGGATCAGGCGGTGCGCCTGCGCGGTGGTTACGTAATGACGTGCAAAGAAGTAATTTGCGACGACAGCGGAGACATTGTCGAGCTCAAGTGCGAGTTCGATCCGAAAACGTTGGGCGTTAACCCTGAAGGCTACAAACCGAACGGCGTGATTCACTGGGTGTCGGCCGCGGACAGCGTTGAAGTGTGTATTAATCAATATGATCGTCTGTTCAACCACGAAGCGCCGGATAGCGATAAAGACGGCGACATGATGGATCATATCAACTCGGATTCTTTAGTGGTTCTTGAGGGCGCACGAGTCGAGAAAAGCTTGGCGTCGCCGGGCACCGATTTGCCGTACCAGTTCGAGCGTGAAGGCTACTTCCTCTACGATCAGAAGCTGGCTGCAAACGCTGGTAAGCCAGTTTTCAACCGTACAGTGACCTTGCGGGATTCTTGGGGCAAGGGGGGTAAATAA
- a CDS encoding peptidylprolyl isomerase, which yields MILLQTNLGEIKLELDYENAPETAKNFEQYVRDGFFDGLIFHRVISNFMVQGGGFEPGMKPRQTRDPIQNEADNGLSNMIGTVAMARTMDPHSATAQFFINVENNGFLDHTGKNAEGWGYCVFGKVAEGMETVNKIRATRTTMRSGHQDVPAEDVVIIKAEVLEAA from the coding sequence ATGATTCTGCTGCAAACTAATCTTGGTGAGATCAAACTGGAACTTGATTACGAAAACGCCCCTGAAACCGCCAAAAACTTCGAACAATACGTTCGTGACGGCTTTTTCGATGGCCTCATTTTTCACCGGGTCATCAGCAACTTTATGGTCCAGGGCGGCGGCTTTGAACCCGGCATGAAACCGCGCCAAACCCGCGATCCGATTCAAAATGAAGCAGACAACGGCTTGAGCAACATGATCGGCACCGTCGCCATGGCGCGCACCATGGACCCACATTCAGCGACCGCCCAGTTCTTCATCAACGTTGAGAACAACGGCTTTCTGGACCACACTGGCAAGAATGCGGAAGGCTGGGGCTACTGCGTATTTGGCAAAGTAGCGGAAGGTATGGAAACCGTGAACAAGATCCGCGCTACTCGCACTACTATGCGCTCCGGTCATCAGGATGTTCCTGCCGAAGACGTCGTGATTATCAAGGCTGAGGTTCTGGAGGCCGCGTGA
- the lpxH gene encoding UDP-2,3-diacylglucosamine diphosphatase encodes MSTLFISDLHLEESRPDITGAFLGFLKNETMGAERLYILGDFFEAWIGDDERTPLQEQVAAALRDVRDSGTDIFLMHGNRDFLIGEDFCERAGATLLDDPTVIDLYGSLTLLMHGDSLCIDDVEYQKFRANMRNPKTVEMLLARPLEDRQLMARQLRQISMAKNQGKAESIMDVNLDEVVNEFERHGVQLMIHGHTHRPATHELEANGCSARRIVLGDWDENVWWLVARSDQPLELKKTPLDSV; translated from the coding sequence GTGAGCACACTGTTCATCTCGGATTTACACCTTGAGGAATCGCGCCCGGACATCACGGGCGCGTTTCTTGGCTTCCTGAAAAACGAAACCATGGGCGCTGAACGCCTCTATATTCTCGGCGACTTCTTCGAAGCCTGGATTGGAGACGATGAACGTACACCTCTTCAGGAACAGGTAGCGGCAGCCTTAAGAGATGTCAGGGACTCAGGCACGGACATCTTCCTGATGCACGGCAATCGAGATTTCCTCATTGGTGAAGATTTTTGCGAACGGGCCGGCGCAACCCTGCTGGATGATCCAACTGTGATCGACCTGTACGGTTCCCTCACCCTGCTGATGCACGGCGACAGCCTGTGCATTGATGACGTGGAATATCAGAAATTCCGCGCCAACATGCGCAACCCGAAGACCGTGGAGATGCTGCTGGCACGGCCACTGGAAGATCGCCAACTGATGGCTCGCCAACTCCGGCAAATTTCCATGGCGAAGAATCAGGGCAAGGCTGAATCCATCATGGATGTGAACCTTGATGAAGTGGTGAACGAGTTCGAACGCCACGGCGTTCAGCTGATGATCCACGGCCACACGCACCGCCCAGCGACCCACGAACTCGAGGCAAACGGCTGCTCGGCTCGCCGCATCGTGCTGGGTGATTGGGATGAAAACGTTTGGTGGCTCGTTGCCCGATCTGACCAACCACTAGAGCTCAAGAAGACGCCGCTCGATAGCGTGTAA
- a CDS encoding mechanosensitive ion channel domain-containing protein, whose product MPAVQPELQQSLTIPPQTELPDSVNSDIREQIQTLRESLKQRRAALSESQERLSYAESILSRIEGEYQSFELRLENAGLNLTADYAELLKQRLERLQKQSVASDFIKGIEDKLANAREEQLRLEEFEAITDPGEDARSQLRSLRSTLLRELHKAVTDHINVLNEYFNTVTALQDQVKNYQTLLKQRLFWLPSAEIISTDTTKQLIESAQWLASQLRHEDLRLAVSRSAKERGGRIALVASLLLVLLIKRKKIKANLHANQQYIGHVGMDRTAFTLLALVNSVLLALPGVLVFSLAALLLMEGNAFFEALSKGFTAAAFIMFLLALIRNVATKDGLGEKHFHWNPGSLRAIRRELLLLMACVIPVTIVMTAISATPDGAKFDNSLGRLLFIIVSVALAIFAQRIMSAVRDEKPRHRLFMILHVIAVASPVLLAVASTIGYHYTALQLERNLFISICWLAFASLLYFTGLRALSVRERRLTLKRLMEQRAAERKQAEARETSDTSGEGALITPEMPEMNLKDISEQSSSLLRILVSAVAITGMILLWTDVIPALQLFDDITLWTIATDLEGGDPLPITLADALLSILVAAGTVMAVKNLPGTLEVTLLSRLDLQPGAGYAITTITTYLLVFLGVIVCLGVIGVQWSKLQWLIAALGVGLGFGLQEIVANFVSGIILLFERPIRVGDTVTISGITGKVSRIRIRATTLVDWDRKEQIVPNKTFVTQDLTNWTLSDATIRLKIFVRVAYGSDVDKVQKLLSDVALNNDRVMEDPAPAVFCVGFGESSIDFEVWVFVKDLPDMMPLYHELYSAITQTLTDAGVTIPFPQRDIRIHSLSETPPETQSERPSQNSP is encoded by the coding sequence TTGCCAGCCGTTCAGCCCGAACTGCAGCAAAGCTTGACGATACCACCCCAGACCGAACTGCCGGACTCCGTTAACTCGGACATCCGTGAGCAAATTCAAACGCTCCGGGAGTCGCTAAAACAACGACGCGCCGCCCTGTCGGAAAGCCAGGAACGCCTTAGCTATGCAGAATCGATTCTGTCCCGCATAGAGGGTGAATACCAAAGTTTTGAACTGCGCCTGGAAAACGCCGGTCTGAACCTGACAGCTGATTATGCGGAACTACTAAAACAACGGCTTGAAAGACTTCAGAAACAGAGCGTTGCGAGCGATTTCATAAAAGGCATCGAAGATAAACTGGCCAATGCCCGCGAAGAACAGTTACGACTGGAAGAGTTTGAAGCCATCACAGACCCGGGCGAAGATGCTCGAAGCCAGCTTCGCAGCCTTCGCTCCACCCTGTTACGCGAATTGCACAAAGCCGTCACTGATCACATCAACGTGCTCAACGAGTACTTCAATACGGTGACCGCTCTCCAAGACCAAGTAAAAAACTACCAAACACTGTTAAAGCAGCGTTTGTTCTGGCTCCCCAGTGCCGAAATCATCAGCACAGACACCACAAAACAGCTTATCGAGTCAGCTCAGTGGCTGGCGTCTCAGCTGCGACATGAAGATCTCAGGCTTGCAGTGTCTCGTTCTGCTAAAGAGCGTGGTGGACGAATTGCTTTAGTTGCCTCTTTACTGCTGGTATTGCTGATCAAACGCAAGAAAATCAAAGCCAACCTACACGCCAATCAACAATACATCGGCCATGTGGGCATGGACCGCACCGCATTCACTTTGCTGGCCTTGGTTAATAGCGTTTTACTGGCACTACCTGGTGTTCTGGTGTTTTCATTGGCTGCTTTGCTGCTGATGGAAGGTAATGCATTTTTCGAAGCGCTTTCGAAAGGTTTTACGGCAGCCGCGTTCATTATGTTTTTGCTAGCCTTGATTCGCAACGTCGCCACGAAAGACGGGTTGGGCGAAAAACATTTTCATTGGAACCCGGGGTCTTTGCGCGCAATCCGGCGGGAACTGCTACTTCTAATGGCGTGTGTGATACCCGTCACCATCGTCATGACAGCCATCAGTGCAACCCCGGACGGTGCTAAATTCGATAACAGCCTCGGTCGCTTGCTGTTCATCATCGTTTCCGTTGCGCTTGCCATCTTTGCTCAACGGATCATGTCAGCCGTTCGAGATGAAAAGCCTCGCCATCGTCTTTTCATGATTTTGCACGTAATCGCTGTAGCGTCTCCGGTATTGCTCGCTGTCGCGTCAACGATTGGTTACCACTACACAGCTCTCCAACTCGAACGAAACCTGTTTATTTCCATTTGCTGGCTAGCCTTTGCCTCATTGCTCTATTTTACCGGTCTGCGAGCACTTTCTGTTCGCGAGAGGCGGCTTACTCTCAAACGTTTGATGGAACAGCGTGCGGCTGAACGCAAACAGGCAGAAGCCAGAGAAACGTCTGATACCTCCGGTGAAGGTGCGCTTATCACCCCGGAAATGCCGGAAATGAACCTCAAAGACATCAGCGAGCAAAGCTCGTCTTTGCTGCGTATTCTGGTGTCCGCCGTGGCAATAACCGGGATGATTCTGCTCTGGACCGACGTAATCCCCGCTTTACAGCTGTTCGATGACATTACCTTGTGGACCATCGCAACCGATCTCGAAGGCGGTGACCCCCTGCCGATCACCCTCGCAGATGCACTTTTGTCCATCCTCGTTGCGGCGGGAACCGTCATGGCCGTCAAAAACCTTCCCGGCACACTGGAAGTGACACTCCTTAGCCGGCTGGACCTTCAGCCTGGTGCTGGCTATGCCATCACAACCATCACCACCTACCTACTTGTTTTCCTGGGTGTCATCGTCTGCCTGGGCGTTATCGGCGTGCAATGGTCGAAGCTGCAATGGTTAATCGCCGCACTAGGGGTTGGGCTGGGTTTTGGTCTGCAGGAAATAGTGGCTAACTTTGTATCAGGCATCATTCTGTTGTTTGAACGCCCGATACGGGTGGGGGATACCGTAACCATTAGCGGAATTACCGGGAAAGTTTCGCGCATCCGCATTCGCGCCACGACGTTGGTTGATTGGGATCGTAAAGAACAAATCGTTCCCAATAAAACCTTCGTTACGCAAGACCTGACCAACTGGACTCTGTCAGATGCCACGATTCGACTCAAAATTTTTGTGCGCGTTGCCTATGGCTCCGATGTCGATAAGGTGCAAAAACTACTCTCCGACGTTGCCCTGAACAACGATCGGGTGATGGAAGATCCCGCCCCGGCAGTCTTCTGTGTCGGGTTTGGTGAAAGCAGCATCGATTTTGAGGTGTGGGTGTTTGTCAAAGACCTCCCAGATATGATGCCGCTCTACCACGAACTGTATTCGGCCATTACACAGACACTGACCGACGCGGGTGTGACCATCCCCTTCCCTCAGAGGGATATCCGCATTCACTCGTTGTCGGAAACCCCACCGGAGACACAATCCGAGCGGCCCTCGCAAAATTCCCCCTAG
- a CDS encoding sulfatase-like hydrolase/transferase gives MIKPQHIASYALTRTFLLSFGWLLFVRGLLVLQSGVVPSMPGMLGGDIAGAVLLTLILQGSRGILRGLVITALGCALYVAGMHLTAHGTLFQLAFAGKSMDSTFISGSLLNVYLITLPVYLALAWLLHRLHRRWVPRSRPKALPFTGVAAATLIIYSLSFPSLTTPANNLVVSTLAQIPGALINPVGTAIGNKEVEISSSLENRTHFFHQQVSGRNISPPPNVLVIMIEGMSGGYLPSVSSFHGLSPVVSLPNLEQTFNDFGFRIYKNVLSMERQTDRGTFTLTCGRYPDLRRASEKVRLVAGQHAAPDCLPEKLKAQGYHTAYWQAAPIEYMNKDEFMPQAGYMDVTGAEVFAGQNAAEGWGPPDPVFFSDIATRLRSLNRQHQPWFVTTLNVGTHHPFNIGDKTEQRLASQKAEDDNETILPIPSPQTARINAMEVMAETLDSFLRQLEQEGILENTLVIVTSDEAGGFIREDHETLPLNNNVGVLAVKPAAQDSLSYYAPENALISQLDIAISILDASGHGSKAGGMIGTSLLAMNSNPTRDLLLADTYTGMKYFLRNQGKLMACTELMTRCQTWSFDPKRIFGTLAETDEDPFLTLEERLALVENANRLTTTDN, from the coding sequence ATGATCAAACCGCAACATATAGCTAGCTATGCTCTAACACGCACTTTCCTGCTGTCTTTCGGCTGGCTTCTGTTTGTCCGGGGCTTGCTGGTATTACAAAGTGGCGTCGTACCCAGCATGCCGGGCATGCTGGGTGGCGATATTGCGGGCGCCGTTTTGCTGACGCTTATTCTGCAAGGAAGCCGGGGCATCTTGCGTGGATTGGTTATTACAGCGTTGGGGTGTGCGCTTTACGTGGCCGGTATGCACTTGACAGCCCACGGTACGCTGTTTCAACTAGCGTTCGCCGGCAAAAGTATGGATAGCACGTTCATCTCCGGGAGCCTGCTGAACGTCTACTTAATCACCTTGCCGGTTTACCTCGCACTGGCGTGGCTTTTACACCGTTTGCACCGGCGCTGGGTTCCACGGTCACGACCCAAAGCTCTACCGTTTACCGGCGTTGCGGCGGCGACATTGATCATTTACTCCCTGTCATTTCCTAGTTTGACCACTCCCGCTAACAATTTGGTGGTGAGCACTTTGGCCCAAATTCCGGGCGCACTCATTAACCCGGTTGGCACCGCGATTGGCAACAAAGAGGTAGAGATCAGCTCCAGCCTGGAAAACCGAACCCATTTTTTCCACCAGCAAGTAAGCGGCCGTAATATTTCACCACCACCCAACGTCCTCGTCATCATGATCGAGGGCATGTCCGGCGGTTACCTGCCATCGGTCAGCAGCTTCCATGGGCTTTCGCCAGTGGTCTCGCTGCCCAACCTGGAGCAGACCTTCAACGATTTCGGCTTTCGCATTTATAAGAATGTTCTGAGCATGGAACGGCAAACTGACCGAGGAACCTTTACTCTAACCTGCGGCCGCTACCCTGACTTGAGACGCGCTTCGGAAAAAGTGCGCCTGGTAGCCGGCCAACATGCAGCCCCGGATTGTCTCCCTGAAAAGCTAAAAGCCCAGGGCTACCACACAGCCTATTGGCAGGCCGCCCCCATCGAGTATATGAACAAAGACGAGTTTATGCCGCAGGCCGGCTACATGGACGTTACGGGTGCCGAAGTATTTGCCGGTCAGAACGCAGCCGAAGGCTGGGGACCACCCGATCCGGTTTTCTTCAGCGATATCGCAACCAGACTGCGTTCGCTAAACCGCCAGCACCAGCCTTGGTTCGTAACCACACTGAACGTAGGCACTCACCACCCGTTCAACATCGGCGACAAAACCGAGCAGCGACTCGCCTCGCAAAAAGCGGAAGACGATAACGAAACCATTCTACCGATCCCTTCCCCGCAAACGGCACGCATCAATGCGATGGAAGTTATGGCCGAAACCCTCGACAGCTTTTTGCGGCAGTTGGAGCAAGAGGGCATTTTGGAAAACACCCTGGTGATCGTTACCTCCGACGAGGCTGGCGGATTTATTCGTGAAGACCACGAGACCCTCCCACTAAACAACAATGTTGGCGTGCTAGCCGTGAAGCCGGCTGCACAAGACAGCCTTTCCTACTATGCCCCGGAAAATGCGCTAATTTCACAGCTGGACATCGCCATTTCAATTCTCGATGCCAGCGGCCATGGATCAAAGGCAGGGGGAATGATTGGCACCAGTTTGCTAGCCATGAACTCCAACCCAACCCGCGACCTTCTGTTGGCGGATACCTATACCGGTATGAAGTACTTTTTACGGAATCAGGGAAAGTTGATGGCTTGCACAGAACTGATGACCCGCTGTCAGACTTGGTCATTCGACCCAAAGAGAATTTTTGGCACCTTAGCCGAAACAGACGAAGACCCCTTTCTCACGTTAGAAGAACGGTTGGCACTGGTAGAAAATGCTAACCGGTTGACCACCACCGACAACTGA
- a CDS encoding glycerophosphodiester phosphodiesterase family protein: MLRLTYRTLAILREYSRALLALHLTITGLSIAILPSLVTAALAAIRPLTGEAAITTSGLIRFLTSPGGVTWAGFTMFVTVAILVYQQAGITLIVSQNDQHPMRAIARALFGVVRRITALTALALLLTLAHLLTALPFLAAIIGASKLLLHHYDPYLLNLERPPVLWWYGTFCLAMVAALVAANGTLVVRWSLAIPRLILDDGKPLAALRSSYHLTRKRSRHAATTLALGAALTIAMPPLITLIFSGFAGGIFQVLPNDKSYLLPAVITLVGSYVLIGLAVTFLATAAFGTLVMAYYEELSGNPFKTPAPPAPKHAAVLMRRAWVLEAIVVAVVLAQSYPIISSLNHSAEVGVTAHRGNASLAPENTVSAIRQAINDGSDYIEIDIQLTADGVPVLWHDTDMQRIFGLPERINDLPFTQLRQLDAGSWFSETFSDERIASLADAIEATRGKANLLLDLKPNRNEEALVNAVVNVLQENNAVTGTVIAAADWPILEMAKSQEPNLRTALLAQFVVGPLWQDRYDILGIRSNRASPAMVARAHKAGNELFVWTVNSPEAMARFIDMGVDNIITDRPDVLSQLLKKRSAMSDGERLASRLRNWLR, encoded by the coding sequence ATGCTTAGGCTTACCTATCGAACTCTAGCGATCTTGCGCGAATACAGCCGCGCACTTCTTGCTTTACATCTGACGATCACCGGGTTATCGATTGCCATACTGCCATCGCTGGTAACAGCCGCTTTGGCAGCCATACGCCCGCTCACCGGCGAAGCCGCGATCACCACATCTGGGTTGATCCGGTTTTTAACCTCCCCCGGCGGGGTTACGTGGGCAGGTTTTACGATGTTCGTCACGGTTGCTATCCTCGTTTATCAGCAGGCCGGCATCACGCTCATCGTTTCCCAGAACGATCAGCACCCTATGAGAGCCATCGCCCGCGCTTTATTCGGTGTCGTGCGCCGGATCACTGCCCTTACAGCCCTCGCCTTACTGCTAACCCTCGCCCATTTGCTGACGGCACTGCCGTTTCTCGCAGCCATTATCGGTGCCTCGAAGCTTTTGCTTCATCATTACGACCCTTATTTGCTCAACCTTGAACGCCCACCGGTACTCTGGTGGTACGGCACCTTCTGCCTTGCCATGGTTGCTGCGCTTGTGGCGGCCAACGGTACCTTGGTTGTCCGCTGGAGCCTCGCTATCCCCAGGCTAATACTTGACGATGGCAAGCCTCTGGCTGCCCTGCGTTCCAGTTACCACCTCACCCGAAAACGCTCCCGACACGCTGCAACGACACTGGCTCTGGGCGCAGCCCTCACGATTGCGATGCCGCCATTAATCACCCTAATATTCAGTGGATTTGCTGGTGGCATATTCCAAGTCCTGCCAAACGACAAATCCTATCTGCTCCCCGCTGTTATCACGCTCGTAGGGAGCTACGTCTTGATTGGTTTGGCTGTGACCTTTCTGGCAACTGCAGCTTTCGGCACGTTGGTGATGGCCTACTACGAAGAGCTTTCAGGCAACCCCTTCAAAACACCGGCACCCCCGGCCCCTAAACACGCTGCGGTCCTGATGCGCCGAGCCTGGGTTTTGGAAGCAATTGTGGTGGCTGTGGTACTGGCACAAAGTTATCCAATCATTAGCTCCCTCAACCATAGTGCTGAAGTTGGGGTTACCGCGCACCGAGGCAACGCCTCACTTGCTCCAGAAAATACGGTCAGTGCCATTCGGCAAGCAATCAATGATGGCTCGGATTACATCGAGATTGACATTCAATTGACTGCCGATGGTGTCCCGGTGCTTTGGCACGACACCGATATGCAGCGTATCTTTGGGTTGCCCGAACGAATTAACGACCTGCCGTTCACTCAACTGCGCCAGCTTGATGCCGGGTCCTGGTTTAGTGAAACGTTTTCAGACGAACGAATCGCTTCTCTAGCCGACGCCATTGAAGCAACCCGAGGAAAAGCAAACCTCTTGCTTGACCTTAAACCTAACCGGAATGAAGAGGCGTTGGTCAACGCGGTCGTGAACGTATTGCAAGAGAATAATGCCGTGACAGGAACGGTGATCGCGGCCGCCGACTGGCCTATTCTTGAAATGGCTAAAAGCCAAGAGCCCAATCTCAGAACAGCACTATTAGCCCAATTCGTGGTCGGCCCTCTCTGGCAGGACCGCTACGACATTCTAGGCATACGCTCGAATCGAGCCAGCCCCGCAATGGTCGCCCGGGCCCACAAAGCGGGTAACGAACTGTTTGTCTGGACCGTTAACTCGCCAGAGGCAATGGCACGCTTTATCGACATGGGTGTGGACAACATTATCACCGACCGCCCGGATGTACTTTCTCAGCTTCTAAAGAAACGGTCAGCGATGTCAGACGGTGAGCGATTGGCCAGCAGGCTGCGGAACTGGTTGCGATAA
- a CDS encoding ferredoxin--NADP reductase, producing the protein MSKLMKETVTSVHHWNDTLFSFKTSRDPGFRFKNGHFVMIGLESEGKPLMRAYSIASANYEEELEFFSIKVPDGPLTSRLQKINVGDEILVSRKPTGTLILDNLLPGRNLWLISTGTGLAPFMSIIKDPEVYEAYDRVILTHGVRYVSELAYQSDIEGLPDNEYFGEMVEGKLLYYPTVTREAFRNQGRLTDAMENGKITRDLGLTEFDIEQDRFMICGSPSMLKDTCAILDNKGFKEARGGDMGHYVIERAFVEQ; encoded by the coding sequence ATGAGTAAGTTGATGAAAGAAACGGTGACCAGTGTTCATCACTGGAACGACACCTTGTTCAGCTTCAAGACAAGCCGGGATCCCGGATTCCGTTTCAAGAACGGGCACTTCGTCATGATCGGGTTGGAATCTGAGGGCAAGCCTCTGATGCGTGCCTACAGTATCGCCAGCGCAAACTACGAAGAAGAGCTTGAGTTTTTCTCCATCAAAGTGCCCGATGGCCCGCTGACTTCTCGTCTGCAGAAAATTAACGTGGGTGACGAAATCCTCGTGAGCCGCAAGCCGACCGGCACCTTGATTCTGGATAACCTGCTACCTGGCCGTAACTTGTGGCTGATCAGCACCGGCACTGGGTTGGCTCCGTTTATGAGCATCATCAAGGACCCGGAGGTCTATGAGGCGTATGACCGCGTCATTCTGACTCACGGTGTTCGCTATGTGTCGGAGTTGGCGTACCAGAGTGACATTGAAGGTTTGCCCGATAACGAGTACTTCGGTGAAATGGTCGAAGGAAAACTGTTGTATTACCCAACGGTGACTCGTGAGGCGTTCCGCAATCAAGGCCGACTGACGGATGCCATGGAAAACGGCAAAATCACTCGTGATCTGGGTCTTACCGAATTCGATATTGAACAGGATCGGTTTATGATCTGCGGCAGCCCCAGCATGCTGAAAGATACCTGTGCGATTCTGGATAACAAAGGCTTCAAAGAAGCGCGTGGCGGTGATATGGGCCACTATGTAATCGAGCGTGCATTCGTAGAGCAGTAA
- a CDS encoding LysR family transcriptional regulator → MKYSFRQLEVFLAAAHFQNITRAAESLSMSQSAASSALKELESQFDIRLFDRVGKRLQLNELGRLYRPKAEALLAQATELEQAFSKHSEIGALKVGATLTIGNYLAVGVMAQYMNTPTRPKVSLEVANTSTIARRVKDFELDIGLIEGELQATELEVMPWCEDELIAFCAPNHPLAQKKQLTDDDLRQATWIMREQGSGTRQSFERGMQGLLPDLNVLLELEHTEAIKRAVEANLGVGCLSWVVLADAFKRGSLVPLAMPEHRSFKRQFYFILHKQKYRSAGIAQWIELCKQL, encoded by the coding sequence ATGAAATACAGCTTTCGCCAATTAGAAGTTTTTCTCGCTGCCGCGCATTTTCAGAACATCACTCGAGCTGCAGAATCGTTATCCATGTCCCAATCTGCGGCCAGTAGCGCACTGAAAGAACTCGAAAGCCAGTTCGACATTCGGTTATTTGATCGAGTTGGCAAGCGGCTCCAACTAAACGAATTAGGCCGCCTGTACCGCCCGAAAGCCGAGGCGCTGCTCGCTCAGGCCACAGAATTGGAGCAAGCGTTCAGCAAACATTCTGAAATAGGGGCACTCAAAGTGGGTGCAACCCTGACAATTGGAAACTATCTCGCCGTTGGCGTTATGGCTCAATACATGAACACCCCTACCCGACCGAAAGTATCGCTCGAGGTTGCAAATACCAGCACCATCGCGCGTCGGGTTAAGGACTTTGAACTGGATATTGGCTTAATCGAAGGTGAATTACAGGCCACCGAACTGGAGGTCATGCCATGGTGTGAAGACGAGCTCATAGCCTTTTGTGCTCCGAATCATCCTCTGGCTCAAAAAAAACAGCTAACAGACGATGATTTGCGGCAAGCAACCTGGATCATGCGAGAGCAAGGGTCCGGCACCCGACAAAGCTTTGAGCGAGGCATGCAAGGCCTGCTGCCAGACCTCAACGTATTGCTTGAACTGGAACACACTGAAGCCATAAAGCGTGCGGTTGAGGCCAATCTGGGCGTCGGCTGCTTATCATGGGTGGTGCTGGCCGACGCGTTTAAGCGTGGCAGCCTGGTGCCACTTGCCATGCCGGAGCACCGCTCATTCAAGCGCCAGTTTTACTTTATCCTGCATAAGCAAAAATACCGCAGCGCCGGTATCGCGCAGTGGATAGAGCTGTGCAAACAGCTTTGA